From the Fusobacterium sp. genome, one window contains:
- a CDS encoding FMN-binding protein, with the protein MESRVEKIRKYCVIGFIIVGLACIFVEKSQGPKKYTGTAEGFDSEVKVEILAKKNGKGELRITDIICTHGDTEAIAGPAVESLIATVKSTQDIESLDTIAGATYTSEGFIDAMKDACSKIK; encoded by the coding sequence TATTGTGTAATAGGATTTATAATAGTAGGACTAGCATGTATATTTGTTGAAAAATCACAAGGACCTAAAAAATATACGGGAACTGCTGAAGGGTTTGACAGTGAGGTGAAAGTTGAAATCTTGGCTAAGAAAAATGGAAAAGGAGAGCTTAGAATAACTGACATAATATGTACTCATGGGGATACTGAAGCTATTGCAGGACCCGCTGTAGAAAGTTTAATAGCAACTGTTAAATCTACACAAGATATAGAATCTCTTGATACTATTGCAGGAGCTACTTACACTTCAGAAGGATTTATTGATGCAATGAAAGATGCATGTTCAAAAATAAAATAA